DNA from Chloracidobacterium sp.:
CTTTTCGGGGAACATCCACGGCGGGAGTGAACGCATCGACACTGACAAATACGAAAAGGAGGATGCCCGCGATTTCGCTCTATGGAAGTTGGTTGACAGCGACGAACAGCCCGGCTGGGAAGCTCCCTTTGGACGTGGCCGGCCGGGATGGCACATTGAGTGTTCGGCAATGTCGATGAAGTATCTTGGTGAGACCTTCGATATCCATGCAGGCGGACAGGATCTGCAATTCCCTCACCATGAGAACGAGATCGCCCAGAGCGAAGGTGCGACCGGCAAACAGTTTGCCAAATACTGGATACACAGCGAGTTCCTAAAGATAGACGACGTCACAATGTCGAAATCGAAGGGTAACTTCTTTACGTTTCGCGACCTTCGAGAACAGGGATATTCCGCATTGGCAATAAGGTATCTCCTCTTGAGTGTCCCGACCCGAAAGCAGCTAAATTTTACCTTCGAAGGGCTGAAAGGCGCCGAGGCGACGGTGGAGCGGCTTCGGAATTTTCAAGCTCTGGTCCGCGAAACGAAAGCCGCTGCAAGTTCGACCGGAAATGCTTCGAGCGCGGTACAAAAAGCGCGAAGCGAATTTGAAGCCGCGATGGACGACGATTTCAACACGGCGGCCGCACTCGCAGCGATCCACGATATGGTACGAGAGGTCAATTCACTCGTAGCGGCCGGCGACCTGGGCGAGGCTGAACGCGGGTCAGTGCTGGATGCGATCGATGCGTTCGATTCTGTTTTGGGCATTTTTGATCGGGGCAGCTTACAAACGCTCGAGACCGAGATCGAACTGCTTATTGAAGAACGTCAGGAAGCGCGAAGGCGGCGCGATTTTGCTCGGTCCGACGCGATCAGGGATGAATTGATCGAGAGAGGAATAGTCTTGGAAGACACAAAGGACGGAGTCCGTTGGAAGCGAAAGTAGCCCTGTGCCCTCTACTCCCAAAGAACCGCTGAATGCGTAAGATATTGAAAATGGCGAAATGGGGAGCGACGCTCGGCGACGCTCCTCAATCATTTCTGGGTGCAGGCTGGATACCAAGACTGCTCGGTCGGGTTGGCGATAAAAAAAAGCGACTTTGGGCTTTGCGCATTCTTGCACTCAGCCCGCATTACTTTTTCAATTCTGACGATCCGTCGTTCAGAACACTCTCAGAGGCCGATTATCTCGAGGCCGAGTATTGTGAAGGTGTGATCTCGCGTCAGCGGATCTTCGACAAGATACTTGCACAGCGATTGACGACCGAGGACGTAGTTATTGACTACGGATGCGGACCGGGATTCCTTGCCAAGATCGTCGCCGAAAGTGTTCGTCGCGTCTACGCCTTCGATATTTCAGATGGAGCACTTGCATGTGCACGCGTTATCAATCCGGCACCGAATCTCGAATATCTGAAGGCCGATGAATCGGGATTGGCCTCGGTCGATGATTCCAGCGTGGATGCCGTAGTGAGTTTTGCAATGGTTCAGCACGTCACCGATTCGATCCTTGGCAAAATTGTCTCGATATGGGCCACAAAACTGAAGAGCGGCGGTAGGATCTATGTCCACATTCAACTGTTGAACGAAGAATGGCGAGCCGAGAATGAGTGGCGTGATGATACTTCGATAAAAGGGAAGCTAAAATTCAGATACGGCCTTCATTGTTTTGGACGTTCTGAATCGGCGATCGAAGCGATGCTTAAAGAAAATGGGTTTGAGCGGATAGAGTTTAGGCCGATGTCGTCATTCCTCGATGAGCCGCGAACCGACGACGTTTGGCCGCAGCATTTTGTCTCGGCCGTTAAGCTGTGAGATCCGTTTCAGCGCAGTTCAGCCGCACGCCATCACAGAGCTTTCCATCGATGCTTGTATAAAAAAGCTTTACCGTCTTAAAAGTATCCGTGTCGCGGCAGTAAGAAACACATGTGTCGAACGGCTTTGAATAGATGTGAACGCTTACCGCACGCTCATTGAATTCGGCAAGATTTAAGACCTGATGGATCGGTTCTTCGAGTTCGACCTTCGCCGCCAGGCAGTCTGATAGGTCAAATGCATCGGTTTCTATCAACTTACAGTATCCTCTGCTCTCGTCAATCTCGCGTACCGCGAAATTCTGCCCGCGAAGCTTCCCTATCGGAACGGTCATCCAGCATCGCTGATCTGCATGGTTGTGAACTCGTGAAGTTTGCCCGCGATCCCAGCATATCGCCATCATCTCGAAGCGTTCATCTTTGTAGATCAGATTTCTCGTGTAACAATCGGCGTCCCAGAACAAGAACCGATCTAAAGACGCCACCTCGATCGGGTTAGCGCTCAAAAAGTCGTACACATTTTCGCAAACGAACGATTCATCGGGTATCGACCTCAGCCCTTCGATAAGTTCAGTGATTTTGACTCGTTTTCCCATTTCTTCACGCCGCAGACCCCACAATTTTGAAGCGATTCCGGTTTATTGTCAATGGAATTGCCAAAACTCGGACCGCGTCCGATATTAACGCTTCTTTTCGCCTATTGCTCCGGATACGCATTGCTTTCAGTCTGTCGTCTTGCTTATAATTATCGTTTACAATGCTTTAGGTGCATTACCGTAAGCGATACGGAGGAAGGAACTTTGCCCAAGACCGCTGCAACACAGAAAACCCGTTCAAAAAGTGTCGGTTCGGCGACCAACGGCTCGAAAGCAACGACCGTCGAAACCAAACGCGACCTCAAGGCCGTCGTTGACCTGATGAAGGCCGAGTACGACAAAAGGCGGTCATCACAGATCGAATCGATCAAACGAACTGACCGAAAGCTTCTTCGCGAGATGCTCTACCTGATGGTCCTAGGACGACGTTTTGAGGAAAAATGCGCCGAGGTCTACCGGATGGGAAAGATCGGCGGATTCTGTCACTTGTATATCGGACAGGAGGCTATCGGGGTCGGAACGATGACCGCTCTCGAACCTACCGATATGGTCATCACGTCCTATCGCGACCACGTGCAGGCGATGATCAAAGGCATCTCACCTGAAGCCGTGATGGCCGAACTTTACGGCAAAGAAGGCGGCTGTGTCGGCGGGAAGGGTGGCTCGATGCACATGTTCTCGAAAGAGCATGAGTTTTATGGGGGACACGGGATCGTCGGAGGCCAGATCGGTGTCGGGACCGGAATGGCGTACGCGTCGAAGTACCGAAACTCGGGTCAGGTCGTCGTTTGTTTTTTTGGCGAAGCGGCTGTGAATCAGGGTATCTTTCACGAATCGCTAAATATGGCGCAGTTGTGGGGGCTTCCGATCATTTACGTTTGCGAGAATAATCAATACGGCATGGGCACATCGCAGGAAAGAGCGATGAGCACACAGAACGTTGCGAAAAAAGCAGAGTCATATGAGATGGCAAACGAATTCGTCGACGGGATGGACGTGATGGCCGTCCGCGATGCGATGCTCCGTGCGATCGACCGTGCCCGCAACGAGTCGCAGCCAACGCTGCTGGAGGTCAGATCCTACCGATTCATGGGACATTCGATGTCCGATCCGGGAAACTACCGAACCCGCGACGAGATCGCTAAATATCAGGAACGCGACCCGATCTCGCTTTTCAAGGACAGCTTGAAAGTTGCTAAGGTCCTGACTGATAAGGACTTCGATGCGATCGAAAAAGAGGCTGCCGCATCGACTGAAAGGGCCGTCAAATTCGCAGACGAAAGCCCGTTCCCGAGCGAAAGCCAGCTATTGACCGACGTTTACGCATAGACTATGGCAGTATTAACGATCCGCGACGCCCTTAATCAGGCTTTGCGTGAAGAATTGATAAGAGACGAGAATGTCTTCGTCATGGGCGAAGAGGTAGCTGAATACGATGGCGCTTACAAGGTGACCCGCGGACTGTGGAAAGAGTTTGGTGACAAACGCGTCGTTGATACGCCGATCACTGAGCTTGGGTTTGCCGGACTTGGCGTTGGTGCGGCGATGGCCGGTCTGAGGCCGGTTATCGAGTTCATGACCTTCAATTTCTCGATCCTTGCGTCCGACCAGATAATCAACCACGCGGCGAAGATGCTGTATATGTCGGGCGGAGAGTTCAAGGTGCCGATCGTGTTCCGAGGCCCGAACGGTTCGGCATATCAAGTGTCGTCTCAGCACTCACAGGCTCTCGAAGCCCTTTATGCGAATTTTCCGGGCCTGAAGGTCGTTATGCCATCGACTCCGGCGGACGCTAAGGGCTTACTCAAGTCTTCTATCCGTGACGACAACCCTGTCATCTTTATGGAACAGGAACGAATGTACGGGATGAAGAGCGAAGTGCCCGAGGGCGAGGATTTCACCATCCCGCTCGGCGTTGCTGACGTTAAACGCGAAGGTACCGATTGCACGGTCGTCGCACGCTCGATGACCGTTCCCATGGCCCTCGAAGCTGCAGAGAGGATGCAGTCGGAATTCGACGTATCGGTCGAGGTCGTCGATCCACGAACCATCAAACCGCTTGATATCGATACGATCGTCGCCTCGGTGATGAAAACGAACCGGCTGGTGATTGCCGAAGAATCGCATTCGTTTGCAAGCGTAGGTGCGGAGATCACATATCAGGTCATGGATCATGCGTTCGACTATCTAGACGCCCCGATCAAGCGTGTTTCGACCGCTGAAACGCCGATGCCGTATGCAAAGAATCTTGAGGCTGCGGCGCTGCCGAGTGTCGATAAGATCGTCGCGGCCATCAAGGAGGCGTGCTATCTTTAGTGCGGTCAAGGTAGTCCATGGACAATAAAGCTGCGAAAATAGCATACAAACTCTCGTGGCGGCCTATGGGCGTTTTCCAGATCCGAAACACAGCAAACGACAAGATATATGTCGGATCGTCCACCGACCTGAATGCGATATTCAATCGGACGCGCTTTCAGCTCTTCGCTGGCGCTCATCCGAATAAAGGACTCGAAGCAGACTGGAAACTCTTCGGCACAGGCAAATTCGAATTCGAGATCCTCGAAGAGATATTCCCTCGCGAAGACGTTAACTACGATTACATTGCCGACCTCGACACGCTGGAAGATCTTTGGCTCGAGAAGCTGCAGCCGTACGGCGAAAAAGGCTACAACGAACGAAAGCGGTCGCGGGAAGAACGTCTGCAGATGATCGCAGCGAACAGAAAACAATAAGCATATGGCTGAAAAATTCTTAATGCCGAAGCTTTCGCCTACCATGGAGGAGGGGCAGATCGCTCGCTGGGTAAAGAAAGAAGGCGAAGCCTTTGAAGCGAACGAAACGCTTGCCGAGGTAGATACGGATAAGGCGACAATGGAAATGACCGCCCTTTCGGGCGGGACGCTCC
Protein-coding regions in this window:
- a CDS encoding cysteine dioxygenase family protein, producing MGKRVKITELIEGLRSIPDESFVCENVYDFLSANPIEVASLDRFLFWDADCYTRNLIYKDERFEMMAICWDRGQTSRVHNHADQRCWMTVPIGKLRGQNFAVREIDESRGYCKLIETDAFDLSDCLAAKVELEEPIHQVLNLAEFNERAVSVHIYSKPFDTCVSYCRDTDTFKTVKLFYTSIDGKLCDGVRLNCAETDLTA
- the pdhA gene encoding pyruvate dehydrogenase (acetyl-transferring) E1 component subunit alpha, which gives rise to MKAEYDKRRSSQIESIKRTDRKLLREMLYLMVLGRRFEEKCAEVYRMGKIGGFCHLYIGQEAIGVGTMTALEPTDMVITSYRDHVQAMIKGISPEAVMAELYGKEGGCVGGKGGSMHMFSKEHEFYGGHGIVGGQIGVGTGMAYASKYRNSGQVVVCFFGEAAVNQGIFHESLNMAQLWGLPIIYVCENNQYGMGTSQERAMSTQNVAKKAESYEMANEFVDGMDVMAVRDAMLRAIDRARNESQPTLLEVRSYRFMGHSMSDPGNYRTRDEIAKYQERDPISLFKDSLKVAKVLTDKDFDAIEKEAAASTERAVKFADESPFPSESQLLTDVYA
- a CDS encoding class I SAM-dependent methyltransferase translates to MAKWGATLGDAPQSFLGAGWIPRLLGRVGDKKKRLWALRILALSPHYFFNSDDPSFRTLSEADYLEAEYCEGVISRQRIFDKILAQRLTTEDVVIDYGCGPGFLAKIVAESVRRVYAFDISDGALACARVINPAPNLEYLKADESGLASVDDSSVDAVVSFAMVQHVTDSILGKIVSIWATKLKSGGRIYVHIQLLNEEWRAENEWRDDTSIKGKLKFRYGLHCFGRSESAIEAMLKENGFERIEFRPMSSFLDEPRTDDVWPQHFVSAVKL
- a CDS encoding GIY-YIG nuclease family protein yields the protein MDNKAAKIAYKLSWRPMGVFQIRNTANDKIYVGSSTDLNAIFNRTRFQLFAGAHPNKGLEADWKLFGTGKFEFEILEEIFPREDVNYDYIADLDTLEDLWLEKLQPYGEKGYNERKRSREERLQMIAANRKQ
- a CDS encoding cysteine--tRNA ligase — protein: MLRFFNTLSRQIEEFHPLEEGKVRMYICGPTVWNFAHIGNFRTFIFGDVLRRYLKFRGFQVTHVFNLTDIDDRIINEAKVRGIAIDEFTAPFINAFWEDFDALGMERPEVTPRATHHIAEMIEMISKLIANGKAYESDGSIYYRISAFPDYGKLSKINFSGNIHGGSERIDTDKYEKEDARDFALWKLVDSDEQPGWEAPFGRGRPGWHIECSAMSMKYLGETFDIHAGGQDLQFPHHENEIAQSEGATGKQFAKYWIHSEFLKIDDVTMSKSKGNFFTFRDLREQGYSALAIRYLLLSVPTRKQLNFTFEGLKGAEATVERLRNFQALVRETKAAASSTGNASSAVQKARSEFEAAMDDDFNTAAALAAIHDMVREVNSLVAAGDLGEAERGSVLDAIDAFDSVLGIFDRGSLQTLETEIELLIEERQEARRRRDFARSDAIRDELIERGIVLEDTKDGVRWKRK
- a CDS encoding pyruvate dehydrogenase complex E1 component subunit beta is translated as MAVLTIRDALNQALREELIRDENVFVMGEEVAEYDGAYKVTRGLWKEFGDKRVVDTPITELGFAGLGVGAAMAGLRPVIEFMTFNFSILASDQIINHAAKMLYMSGGEFKVPIVFRGPNGSAYQVSSQHSQALEALYANFPGLKVVMPSTPADAKGLLKSSIRDDNPVIFMEQERMYGMKSEVPEGEDFTIPLGVADVKREGTDCTVVARSMTVPMALEAAERMQSEFDVSVEVVDPRTIKPLDIDTIVASVMKTNRLVIAEESHSFASVGAEITYQVMDHAFDYLDAPIKRVSTAETPMPYAKNLEAAALPSVDKIVAAIKEACYL